Proteins encoded in a region of the Phaenicophaeus curvirostris isolate KB17595 chromosome 1, BPBGC_Pcur_1.0, whole genome shotgun sequence genome:
- the LOC138724566 gene encoding probable G-protein coupled receptor 19, protein MFAYSMDNSSSPLVHPTLLLLLQNKSSPEISSPPAGYEKTESPTVPGSSRNHTLLHYDLRPGEIAAISMVWGVLWLVSVFGNSLVCVVIQRSRRTQSTTNYFVVSMACADLLISVTSAPFLLLQFTYGRWTLGSVICKLIRYMQHLTPGVQIYVLLSIAVDRFYTIVYPLSFKVSREKAKNMILASWLVGAVFASPALFFYGSNSNNHCNFFLPHSWEGATYGIIHLLWVFLIPCILIFLFYQKVVRYIWRIGTDGRTVRRTMNIVPRTKVKTIKMFLMLNSLFLLAWLPFYMVQLWHPQEADYRKSSLVFLAITCISFSASATKPTLYSLYNANFRRGMKETFCMSAMKCYRSNAYTITTSSRIAKKNHVGIAEIPAPVKTVTKDSIYDAFNREAKEKKLAWPIQSNPPNTFV, encoded by the coding sequence ATGTTCGCCTACAGCATGGATAACAGCAGCAGTCCTTTGGTTCACCCTACCTTATTGCTCCTGCTGCAGAACAAGAGCTCCCCAGAAATCTCCAGCCCGCCTGCTGGCTATGAGAAGACAGAGTCACCCACAGTACCCGGCTCAAGCAGGAACCACACTCTCTTGCACTATGACCTGAGGCCGGGGGAAATCGCAGCAATCAGCATGGTTTGGGGAGTGTTGTGGCTGGTTTCTGTCTTTGGAAATTCCCTTGTCTGCGTTGTGAtccagaggagcagaaggaCACAATCCACTACGAACTATTTTGTTGTGTCCATGGCTTGTGCAGACCTTCTCATCAGTGTCACAAGCGCACCCTTCCTGTTGCTCCAGTTTACCTATGGCAGGTGGACACTGGGAAGCGTGATATGCAAGCTGATACGCTACATGCAGCACCTCACCCCTGGCGTCCAGATATATGTGCTCCTCTCAATAGCTGTGGATCGATTCTACACTATTGTCTACCCCTTGAGCTTCAAAGTGTCGAGGGAGAAAGCCAAGAACATGATTCTGGCCTCTTGGCTAGTTGGCGCTGTATTTGCGTCACCAGCTCTCTTTTTCTATGGCTCCAACAGTAACAACCACTGCAACTTTTTCCTCCCTCATTCTTGGGAAGGAGCCACCTATGGTATCATCCACCTCCTGTGGGTGTTTTTGATCCCATGCAtcctcattttcctcttctacCAGAAGGTTGTCAGGTACATTTGGAGAATAGGCACTGACGGCAGGACTGTCAGGAGGACAATGAATATCGTCCCAAGGACAAAAGTGAAAACCATCAAGATGTTCTTAATGTTaaactctctctttctcctggcCTGGCTCCCTTTTTACATGGTACAGCTGTGGCACCCACAGGAAGCAGACTACAGAAAGAGCTCCTTGGTTTTCCTGGCCATCACCTGCATCTCTTTCAGTGCTTCAGCCACTAAGCCAACACTCTACTCCCTCTATAATGCAAACTTCAGAAGAGGGATGAAAGAAACTTTTTGCATGTCTGCCATGAAATGCTACAGAAGCAATGCATACACTATTACCACCAGTTCCAGGATAGCCAAAAAAAATCACGTTGGCATCGCAGAAATCCCAGCTCCCGTCAAAACTGTCACCAAAGACTCCATCTATGATGCTTTTAACagggaggcaaaggaaaaaaagcttgcCTGGCCTATTCAGTCCAATCCTCCAAATACGTTTGTCTAG
- the LOC138716704 gene encoding probable G-protein coupled receptor 19 produces MFAYSMDNSSSPLVHPTLLLLLQNKSSPEISSPPAGYEKTESPTVPGSSRNHTLLHYDLRPGEIAAISMVWGVLWLVSVFGNSLVCVVIQRSRRTQSTTNYFVVSMACADLLISVTSAPFLLLQFTYGRWTLGSVICKLIRYMQHLTPGVQIYVLLSIAVDRFYTIVYPLSFKVSREKAKNMILASWLVGAVFASPALFFYGSNSNNHCNFFLPHSWEGATYGIIHLLWVFLIPCILIFLFYQKVVRYIWRIGTDGRTVRRTMNIVPRTKVKTIKMFLMLNSLFLLAWLPFYMVQLWHPQEADYRKSSLVFLAITCISFSASATKPTLYSLYNANFRRGMKETFCMSAMKCYRSNAYTITTSSRIAKKNHVGIAEIPAPVKTVTKDSIYDAFNREAKEKKLAWPIQSNPPNTFV; encoded by the coding sequence ATGTTCGCCTACAGCATGGATAACAGCAGCAGTCCTTTGGTTCACCCTACCTTATTGCTCCTGCTGCAGAACAAGAGCTCCCCAGAAATCTCCAGCCCGCCTGCTGGCTATGAGAAGACAGAGTCACCCACAGTACCCGGCTCAAGCAGGAACCACACTCTCTTGCACTATGACCTGAGGCCGGGGGAAATCGCAGCAATCAGCATGGTTTGGGGAGTGTTGTGGCTGGTTTCTGTCTTTGGAAATTCCCTTGTCTGCGTTGTGAtccagaggagcagaaggaCACAATCCACCACGAACTATTTTGTTGTGTCCATGGCTTGTGCAGACCTTCTCATCAGTGTCACAAGCGCACCCTTCCTGTTGCTCCAGTTTACCTATGGCAGGTGGACACTGGGAAGCGTGATATGCAAGCTGATACGCTACATGCAGCACCTCACCCCTGGCGTCCAGATATATGTGCTCCTCTCAATAGCTGTGGATCGATTCTACACTATTGTCTACCCCTTGAGCTTCAAAGTGTCGAGGGAGAAAGCCAAGAACATGATTCTGGCCTCTTGGCTAGTTGGCGCTGTATTTGCGTCACCAGCTCTCTTTTTCTATGGCTCCAACAGTAACAACCACTGCAACTTTTTCCTCCCTCATTCTTGGGAAGGAGCCACCTATGGTATCATCCACCTCCTGTGGGTGTTTTTGATCCCATGCAtcctcattttcctcttctacCAGAAGGTTGTCAGGTACATTTGGAGAATAGGCACTGACGGCAGGACTGTCAGGAGGACAATGAATATCGTCCCAAGGACAAAAGTGAAAACCATCAAGATGTTCTTAATGTTaaactctctctttctcctggcCTGGCTCCCTTTTTACATGGTACAGCTGTGGCACCCACAGGAAGCAGACTACAGAAAGAGCTCCTTGGTTTTCCTGGCCATCACCTGCATCTCTTTCAGTGCTTCAGCCACTAAGCCAACTCTCTACTCCCTCTATAATGCAAACTTCAGAAGAGGGATGAAAGAAACTTTTTGCATGTCTGCCATGAAATGCTACAGAAGCAATGCATACACTATTACCACCAGTTCCAGGATAGCCAAAAAAAATCACGTTGGCATCGCAGAAATCCCAGCTCCCGTCAAAACTGTCACCAAAGACTCCATCTATGATGCTTTTAACagggaggcaaaggaaaaaaagcttgcCTGGCCTATTCAGTCCAATCCTCCAAATACGTTTGTCTAG